The following coding sequences are from one Streptomyces sp. NBC_01485 window:
- a CDS encoding TatD family hydrolase, which yields MRIFDPHIHMTSRTTDDYEAMHAAGVRAVVEPSFWLGQPRTSPASFLGYFDSLLGWEPFRAAQHGIAHHCALALNPKEANDPRCAGVLDELPRYLLKDHVVAVGEIGYDSMTPAEDTALAAQLQLAAAHALPALVHTPHRDKLAGLRRTLDVVRESALPLDRVLLDHLNETTVQEAKDAGCWLGFSVYPDTKMDETRMIEILRVYGPEKVLVNSAADWGRSDPLKTRRVADLMLAEGFGEDDVDLVLWRNPVSFYGLSGRLTLEVTSPDPTHEGNSILRGGE from the coding sequence ATGCGCATCTTCGACCCCCACATCCACATGACCTCGCGCACCACCGACGACTACGAGGCGATGCACGCGGCCGGAGTTCGCGCCGTGGTCGAGCCGTCCTTCTGGCTGGGGCAGCCCCGCACCTCGCCCGCCTCCTTCCTCGGCTACTTCGACTCCCTCCTCGGCTGGGAGCCCTTCCGGGCCGCGCAGCACGGCATCGCCCACCACTGCGCGCTCGCTCTCAACCCCAAGGAGGCCAACGACCCGCGCTGCGCCGGAGTCCTGGACGAGCTGCCGCGCTATCTCCTCAAGGACCACGTCGTGGCCGTCGGCGAGATCGGCTACGACTCGATGACCCCCGCCGAGGACACCGCCCTCGCCGCCCAGCTCCAACTGGCCGCCGCCCACGCCCTGCCCGCCCTCGTGCACACCCCGCACCGCGACAAGCTCGCCGGACTGCGCCGCACCCTCGACGTCGTCCGGGAATCCGCCCTGCCCCTGGACCGGGTCCTGCTCGATCACCTCAACGAGACCACCGTGCAGGAGGCGAAGGACGCCGGGTGCTGGCTCGGCTTCTCCGTCTATCCCGACACCAAGATGGACGAGACCCGCATGATCGAGATCCTGCGCGTGTACGGCCCGGAGAAGGTTCTCGTCAACTCGGCCGCGGACTGGGGCAGGAGCGACCCCCTCAAGACCCGCAGGGTCGCCGACCTGATGCTCGCGGAGGGCTTCGGCGAGGACGACGTCGATCTCGTCCTGTGGCGCAACCCCGTCTCCTTCTACGGCCTCAGCGGTCGTCTCACCCTGGAGGTGACCTCCCCCGACCCCACGCACGAGGGCAACTCCATCCTGCGCGGCGGGGAGTGA
- a CDS encoding nucleotide pyrophosphatase/phosphodiesterase family protein: MTDGPVPLLVLDVVGLTPRLLDHMPHLKALAQAGSRAPLGTVLPAVTCVAQSTFLTGTLPAEHGIVGNGWYFRELGDVLLWRQHSGLVAGDKLWDAARRAHPGYTVANICWWYAMGADTDFTVTPRPVYYSDGRKEPDCYTRPPALHDELTEKLGTFPLFHFWGPGADLVSSRWIIDATRHILRTRRPDLTLCYLPHLDYDLQRFGPDGQRSLQAAADLDAAMAPLLADARAQGRTVVALSEYGITRVSRPVDINRALRRAGLLEVHTQDDMEYLDPMASRAFAVADHQLAHVYVRRPEDLEVTRSALAGLPGVEQLLDDEGKKAHHLDHPRSGDLAAVAEPDAWFTYYYWLDDARAPDFARLVEIHRKPGYDPVELFMDPLDPYVKVKAATALARKKLGMRYRMAVVPLDPSPIRGSHGRLPASDDDGPLLICSTPRSLGDRVAATDVKALLLQLAGLC, translated from the coding sequence GTGACCGACGGTCCTGTCCCCCTTCTCGTCCTCGACGTCGTCGGTCTCACCCCCCGTCTCCTCGACCACATGCCCCACCTCAAGGCCCTCGCCCAGGCCGGTTCCCGCGCGCCGCTCGGGACCGTCCTGCCGGCCGTCACCTGTGTCGCGCAGTCCACCTTCCTCACCGGCACGCTCCCGGCCGAGCACGGCATCGTCGGCAACGGCTGGTACTTCCGCGAGCTCGGTGACGTCCTGCTGTGGCGGCAGCACAGCGGTCTCGTCGCCGGAGACAAGCTGTGGGACGCCGCCCGCCGGGCGCACCCCGGCTACACGGTCGCCAATATCTGCTGGTGGTACGCCATGGGCGCCGACACCGACTTCACCGTCACCCCCCGTCCGGTCTACTACTCCGACGGCCGCAAGGAGCCCGACTGCTACACCCGGCCCCCGGCCCTGCACGACGAACTCACCGAGAAACTCGGCACCTTCCCCCTCTTCCACTTCTGGGGACCGGGCGCGGACCTGGTCTCCAGCCGCTGGATCATCGACGCGACCCGCCACATCCTGCGCACCCGCCGACCCGACCTGACCCTGTGCTACCTCCCTCACCTCGACTACGACCTCCAGCGCTTCGGCCCCGACGGCCAGCGCTCCCTGCAGGCGGCCGCCGACCTGGACGCGGCCATGGCCCCGCTGCTGGCCGACGCACGCGCGCAGGGCCGTACCGTCGTCGCACTGTCCGAGTACGGCATCACCCGGGTGAGCCGGCCCGTCGACATCAACCGCGCCCTGCGCCGCGCAGGCCTGCTCGAGGTGCATACCCAGGACGACATGGAGTACCTCGACCCGATGGCGTCCCGTGCCTTCGCGGTCGCGGACCATCAGCTCGCCCACGTGTATGTGCGCCGCCCCGAGGACCTGGAGGTCACCCGGTCCGCGCTCGCCGGACTCCCCGGCGTAGAGCAACTCCTCGACGACGAGGGCAAGAAGGCGCACCATCTCGACCATCCGCGCTCCGGCGATCTCGCCGCCGTGGCGGAGCCGGACGCCTGGTTCACGTACTACTACTGGCTCGACGACGCCCGCGCGCCCGACTTCGCACGGCTCGTCGAGATCCACCGCAAACCCGGCTACGACCCGGTCGAGCTGTTCATGGATCCGCTCGACCCGTATGTGAAGGTCAAGGCGGCCACCGCCCTGGCCCGCAAGAAGCTCGGCATGCGCTACCGCATGGCGGTCGTGCCCCTCGATCCGTCACCTATTCGCGGCAGCCACGGCCGCCTTCCGGCGAGCGACGACGACGGTCCGCTCCTCATCTGCTCCACCCCCCGTTCGCTCGGCGACCGCGTCGCGGCCACCGACGTGAAAGCACTGCTGCTCCAACTGGCCGGTCTGTGCTGA
- a CDS encoding EboA domain-containing protein, which yields MTPPPADPATPEPGHTGTTVAPTPLDVLHSHLDTHLTGTARTWFHQALDEAAAHPGTHGPISVWELRLAEAGRRCGSRYADAARVLILHAARADPDALARVYFQGTADERRAVLHALPHLVPGPDAVPLVEDALRTHDTRLLAAAVGPYAARHLGAHAWRHAILKCLFVGVPVDAVAGLEQRARADAELARMLADHAAERTAAGRPVPPDLHRVLTLADPGTPTAPTRPAPPPQTTPPSPPTDPPRPDPNTSASHRPDPHTPGPYSPALVRTDLHDTDPHGTDSPHSPAHPHGKES from the coding sequence GTGACCCCGCCCCCGGCCGACCCGGCGACCCCGGAACCCGGACACACGGGCACCACCGTCGCTCCCACCCCTCTCGACGTCCTGCACAGCCACCTCGACACCCACCTCACCGGGACCGCCCGCACCTGGTTCCACCAGGCTCTCGACGAGGCCGCCGCCCACCCCGGGACCCATGGGCCCATCTCCGTCTGGGAGTTGCGCCTCGCCGAGGCCGGGCGTCGCTGCGGCAGCCGGTACGCCGACGCCGCCCGTGTGCTCATCCTCCACGCGGCCCGCGCCGACCCGGACGCCCTGGCCCGCGTCTATTTCCAGGGCACCGCCGACGAGCGTCGCGCCGTCCTGCACGCACTGCCCCACCTCGTGCCCGGCCCCGACGCCGTCCCGCTCGTCGAGGACGCTCTGCGCACTCACGACACCCGGCTCCTCGCGGCCGCCGTCGGCCCCTACGCGGCCCGTCACCTCGGCGCCCACGCGTGGCGCCACGCCATCCTGAAGTGCCTGTTCGTCGGAGTGCCCGTCGACGCGGTGGCGGGTCTCGAACAGCGCGCCCGCGCCGACGCCGAACTCGCCCGCATGCTCGCCGACCACGCCGCCGAACGCACCGCGGCAGGCCGTCCCGTACCCCCGGACCTGCACCGCGTCCTGACCCTGGCCGACCCGGGCACGCCCACCGCACCGACCCGCCCAGCACCCCCACCGCAGACCACACCGCCGTCACCGCCCACGGATCCACCCCGGCCAGACCCGAACACCTCAGCCTCACACCGGCCAGACCCGCACACCCCCGGCCCATACAGCCCAGCTCTCGTCCGCACGGACCTCCACGACACGGACCCCCACGGCACGGACAGCCCCCACAGCCCGGCCCACCCCCACGGCAAGGAGTCCTGA
- the eboE gene encoding metabolite traffic protein EboE, whose protein sequence is MRFRHPDGTTVHLAYCTNVHPAETLDGVLAQLRDHCEPVRRRLGRDRLGIGLWLAKDAARALDADPSALRGLRTALDRRGLEVVTLNGFPYEGFGAEEVKYRVYKPDWADPERLDHTTALARVLAGLLPDDVTEGTISTLPLGWRTAWNAERAETARAALRTLADRLDALADLTGRSVRVGLEPEPGCIVETTTDALAPLTAVGHPRIGVCVDTCHLATSFEDPHIALDALAAARVPVVKSQLSAALHAEHPHLAAVREVLAAFDEPRFLHQTRTVTASGLHGTDDLGEALAGTALPADRPWRAHFHVPLHAAPTAPLTSTLPVLKAALTRLVGGPHPLTRHLEVETYTWQALPPELRPRARAQLADGIAAELALARDLLTDLGLKELP, encoded by the coding sequence ATGCGCTTCCGCCACCCCGACGGCACCACCGTCCACCTCGCGTACTGCACCAACGTGCACCCCGCCGAGACCCTCGACGGCGTCCTCGCGCAACTCCGGGACCACTGCGAACCCGTCCGCCGCCGCCTCGGCCGCGACCGGCTCGGCATCGGCCTGTGGCTCGCCAAGGACGCCGCCCGCGCCCTCGACGCCGATCCGTCCGCCCTGCGCGGCCTGCGAACCGCACTCGACCGGCGCGGCCTCGAGGTCGTCACCCTCAACGGCTTCCCCTACGAGGGATTCGGCGCCGAAGAGGTCAAGTACCGCGTGTACAAGCCCGATTGGGCCGACCCCGAACGCCTCGACCACACCACCGCACTGGCCCGTGTCCTCGCCGGACTGCTCCCCGACGACGTCACCGAGGGCACCATCTCCACCCTCCCTCTCGGCTGGCGCACTGCCTGGAACGCCGAGCGCGCCGAGACGGCCCGCGCCGCCCTGCGTACCCTGGCCGACCGCCTGGACGCGCTGGCGGACCTGACCGGCCGCTCCGTCCGCGTCGGCCTGGAACCGGAGCCCGGCTGCATCGTCGAGACCACCACCGACGCCCTCGCCCCGCTCACGGCCGTCGGCCATCCCCGTATCGGCGTCTGTGTCGACACCTGCCATCTCGCCACCTCCTTCGAAGACCCGCACATCGCCCTGGACGCGCTCGCCGCAGCCCGCGTCCCCGTCGTCAAATCCCAGCTGTCAGCCGCCCTGCACGCCGAACACCCCCATCTCGCAGCCGTTCGCGAAGTCCTCGCCGCGTTCGACGAACCCCGCTTCCTGCACCAGACCCGCACCGTCACCGCCAGCGGTCTGCATGGCACCGACGACCTCGGCGAGGCCCTCGCCGGCACCGCCCTGCCCGCCGACCGGCCCTGGCGCGCCCACTTCCACGTCCCGCTGCACGCGGCCCCCACCGCGCCGCTCACCTCCACACTCCCCGTACTCAAAGCCGCACTGACGCGGCTCGTCGGCGGCCCGCACCCGCTCACCCGCCACCTCGAGGTCGAGACCTACACCTGGCAGGCACTCCCGCCCGAGCTGCGGCCCCGCGCCCGAGCGCAGCTCGCCGACGGCATCGCCGCCGAACTCGCCCTGGCCCGGGACCTGTTGACGGACCTCGGGCTCAAGGAGCTGCCGTGA
- a CDS encoding sugar phosphate isomerase/epimerase family protein, producing MSLGHVNRANAPQERAPHENALHESAPPQTAQHSTPLSPDPGVSAPPPPPLPPPLPPLPPSPPLRFGYGTNGLADLRLDDALSLLADLGYDGVGLTLGHMHLDPFAPDLAARTRRVAHRLDALALDVTVETGARYVLDPRRKHGPSLLDPDPDDRARRVGLLLRAVQIAGDLGAHAVHCFSGTVPPGTDPDTAWQRLADSLTPVLDTAATAGIPLAIEPEPGHLLATLADFHRLRRTLGDPASLGLTLDLGHCQCLEPLPPADCVRAAAPWLRHVQIEDMRRDVHEHLPFGDGEIDFPPVLAALAATGYRGLTVVELPRHSHAGPHYAELSLPFLRRAETAARGADRADHADPRSSPSSLAPTAQLADRQRPPFRAPFPSRPSPAANPPVAPPGEPSATPEGSTS from the coding sequence ATGAGCCTCGGGCATGTGAACCGCGCGAACGCCCCGCAAGAGCGCGCCCCGCACGAAAATGCCCTGCACGAAAGCGCCCCGCCCCAGACCGCCCAGCACTCGACCCCTCTGTCTCCCGATCCCGGCGTCAGCGCACCCCCGCCCCCGCCTCTGCCCCCGCCTCTGCCCCCGCTCCCGCCCTCACCCCCACTCCGCTTCGGCTACGGCACCAACGGCCTCGCCGATCTCCGCCTCGACGACGCCCTCTCCCTCCTCGCCGATCTCGGCTACGACGGCGTCGGACTGACGCTCGGCCACATGCACCTCGACCCGTTCGCCCCGGACCTGGCCGCCCGCACGCGACGCGTCGCGCACCGACTGGACGCCCTGGCACTCGACGTCACCGTGGAAACCGGCGCCCGCTACGTCCTCGACCCGCGCCGCAAGCACGGTCCCTCCCTCCTGGACCCGGACCCGGACGACCGCGCCCGTCGCGTCGGTCTGCTGCTGCGCGCCGTTCAGATCGCCGGTGACCTCGGTGCGCACGCCGTCCACTGCTTCAGCGGGACCGTCCCGCCGGGCACGGACCCGGACACGGCATGGCAGCGCCTCGCCGACTCCCTCACCCCCGTCCTGGACACCGCCGCGACCGCCGGCATCCCCCTCGCGATCGAACCCGAACCCGGTCACCTCCTCGCGACCCTCGCCGACTTCCACCGGCTCCGCCGCACCCTCGGCGACCCGGCGTCCCTCGGCCTCACCCTCGACCTAGGCCACTGCCAGTGCCTCGAACCACTCCCTCCCGCCGACTGCGTACGCGCCGCCGCTCCCTGGCTGCGGCACGTCCAGATCGAGGACATGCGCCGCGATGTCCACGAACACCTCCCTTTCGGAGACGGCGAGATCGACTTCCCGCCCGTCCTCGCCGCCCTGGCCGCGACCGGCTACCGCGGGCTGACGGTGGTCGAACTGCCCCGGCACTCCCACGCCGGCCCCCACTACGCCGAACTCTCCCTCCCGTTCCTGCGCCGCGCGGAGACAGCCGCCCGAGGCGCCGACCGCGCCGACCACGCCGACCCGAGGTCGTCGCCCTCCTCCCTCGCCCCGACCGCCCAACTCGCAGACCGGCAACGGCCGCCTTTCCGCGCCCCATTCCCCAGCCGGCCGTCCCCGGCCGCGAACCCGCCCGTCGCGCCGCCCGGCGAGCCCTCCGCCACCCCAGAGGGAAGTACCTCGTGA